A part of Bacteroidales bacterium genomic DNA contains:
- a CDS encoding SDR family oxidoreductase — protein MNENPFFQDLKGKTCLITGGGGVLGTAIAKGCAMAGINTIILDRNSCVADTLSEEIRREFGTASLSVCADVCDRTTLEKAYEIVLRHFPSIDFLINGAGGNVAGATTAREKAEPEFSPEETFFGLDVNAFRSALDLNFLGTVLPTHVFSREMLTRRQGVILNIASMNAYRPLTRIPAYSAGKAAVVNFTQWLAVHLAPSNIRVNAIAPGFFLTHQNRSLLLKDDGTLTERGDKILGHTPMNRFGKPEDLVGTVLYLLSDMSAFVTGAIIPVDGGFNAYSGV, from the coding sequence ATGAATGAAAATCCGTTTTTTCAGGACCTGAAAGGGAAAACCTGTCTGATTACCGGCGGGGGAGGTGTTTTGGGTACGGCCATTGCGAAAGGTTGTGCCATGGCGGGAATCAATACGATAATTCTGGACCGTAACTCCTGCGTGGCCGATACTTTATCGGAAGAAATCCGCAGGGAATTTGGCACCGCTTCGCTCAGCGTGTGTGCGGATGTGTGCGACCGCACCACGCTCGAAAAAGCCTATGAAATTGTATTGAGGCATTTCCCCTCCATCGATTTTCTTATCAACGGAGCCGGGGGAAATGTTGCCGGGGCTACCACAGCCAGAGAGAAGGCCGAACCGGAATTCTCTCCGGAAGAAACATTTTTCGGATTGGATGTCAATGCTTTCCGGAGCGCGCTTGATCTGAACTTCCTTGGAACTGTTCTCCCGACGCATGTTTTTTCGCGGGAAATGCTGACCAGAAGGCAGGGAGTCATCCTCAATATTGCTTCTATGAACGCCTACCGGCCTCTTACCCGCATTCCGGCATACTCGGCAGGGAAAGCTGCTGTGGTGAACTTCACCCAGTGGCTGGCTGTCCACCTGGCCCCTTCGAATATCCGCGTCAATGCTATAGCGCCCGGTTTCTTTCTTACACACCAGAACCGCTCCCTCCTGCTCAAAGATGACGGAACCCTGACCGAACGGGGTGACAAAATTCTCGGCCATACTCCGATGAACCGCTTTGGGAAGCCGGAAGACCTTGTGGGTACAGTGCTTTATCTTCTTTCGGATATGTCGGCCTTCGTCACCGGCGCCATTATACCGGTTGACGGCGGATTCAATGCATACAGCGGCGTATGA
- a CDS encoding substrate-binding domain-containing protein: MSPVKKVRIVDIAKYAGVSIGTVDRVIHNRGEVAEETREKVRKVIEELNYKPDILARTLVMKKKWRFAALIPGSYNQVPFWDDPLKGMHRALSEISHFGVTLEEYLFSVFDLATFEQKSAELLKNKPDGVVFAPLYARHAISFLRKCRDLSIPVVLINAFVPLRYPLAFIGQNSRQSGRVAAHLFDRMLPPDALIAVVSIAGPIEEQLHISEREKGFREYFSRSPLAAGKTVITIHVRSNETRAIQQALREYLDESLSVSGIFVVNSNAGKVAEALQILNLPVSLLAGYDLTPENRLHLEKGNITFLIGQKPDLQGYRGLMDLYNALVMQKPVERISYMPIDIITRENLMYYE; this comes from the coding sequence GTGAGCCCGGTAAAAAAAGTACGGATAGTGGATATAGCAAAATACGCCGGTGTTTCTATAGGCACGGTCGACCGGGTCATTCATAACAGGGGAGAAGTGGCCGAAGAAACCCGGGAAAAGGTGCGAAAGGTTATTGAGGAGTTGAATTACAAGCCCGATATCCTTGCCCGTACTCTGGTAATGAAAAAGAAATGGCGGTTCGCCGCTCTCATACCCGGTTCTTACAACCAGGTGCCTTTCTGGGATGATCCGCTGAAAGGGATGCACCGGGCCTTGTCGGAAATATCCCATTTTGGGGTTACCCTTGAGGAATATCTGTTCAGCGTGTTCGATCTGGCTACGTTCGAACAAAAATCGGCTGAACTGTTGAAAAACAAACCGGACGGAGTGGTCTTCGCGCCTTTGTATGCCCGGCATGCCATCAGCTTTTTGCGGAAATGCCGCGATCTATCCATTCCTGTGGTGCTGATCAATGCCTTTGTGCCGCTCCGTTACCCGCTGGCTTTCATTGGCCAGAATTCGCGGCAGAGCGGACGTGTGGCAGCTCATTTGTTCGACCGAATGCTGCCGCCGGATGCGCTGATAGCTGTTGTCAGCATTGCCGGCCCTATTGAGGAACAACTGCATATCAGTGAAAGGGAAAAGGGTTTCAGGGAATACTTTTCGCGTAGCCCTCTTGCTGCAGGAAAAACCGTAATAACAATTCATGTCAGAAGCAATGAAACAAGGGCAATACAGCAGGCTTTGCGTGAGTATCTTGACGAAAGTCTTTCGGTTTCGGGAATCTTTGTTGTGAATTCAAATGCCGGAAAGGTGGCAGAGGCCTTGCAGATTCTTAACCTTCCCGTTTCCCTGCTGGCAGGCTACGACCTCACCCCGGAAAACCGGCTTCATCTTGAAAAGGGGAATATTACCTTTCTGATAGGCCAGAAGCCTGACCTGCAGGGGTACAGGGGATTAATGGACCTCTACAACGCCCTTGTCATGCAGAAACCTGTGGAACGCATCAGTTACATGCCAATTGATATTATTACCCGCGAAAATTTAATGTATTATGAATGA
- the uxaC gene encoding glucuronate isomerase, whose amino-acid sequence MKNFLDKNFLLQNKTAEELYHGYAENLPIIDYHCHLPADEIASDRQFENLTKIWLDGDHYKWRAMRAAGVDEKYCTGNAPDREKFRQWAWTVPQTLRNPLYHWTHLELRRYFGLTDLLSPETADHVYNYASSLLREPSYSVKNLLRKMKVEVICTTDDPADTLEHHQILAKSNFEIKIFPAFRPDKAMAVENPDSYNAYLARLEAAANRPITRFHDLLEALKERHLFFHKMGCRISDHGLETMYSEPYTEHEIENIFNKIRSGNALQEEEILKFRSCMLYEMAVMDHAAGWVQQYHLGALRNNSTRMFMKVGPDKGFDSIGDFEMARPLSRFLDRLDREGKLTKTILYNLNPADNELIATMAGNFNDGSVPGKMQFGSGWWFLDQKDGIEKQLNTLSAMGLLSRFVGMLTDSRSFLSYPRHEYFRRVLCNLIGTDVEQGLLPNDMNLLGKMVQDICYYNAKKYFGWE is encoded by the coding sequence ATGAAAAATTTCCTTGACAAAAATTTTCTTCTTCAGAACAAAACAGCCGAAGAACTTTATCACGGATATGCCGAAAATCTTCCGATCATTGATTACCATTGTCATTTGCCGGCCGACGAAATTGCCTCTGACCGTCAGTTTGAGAACCTGACGAAAATTTGGCTGGACGGAGATCATTATAAATGGCGGGCTATGCGTGCGGCAGGAGTCGATGAGAAATACTGCACGGGCAATGCTCCTGACAGGGAAAAATTTCGTCAGTGGGCATGGACGGTACCCCAGACTCTGAGGAATCCTTTGTATCATTGGACCCATCTTGAGTTGCGCCGTTATTTCGGGTTGACTGACCTGTTAAGTCCTGAAACTGCTGATCACGTTTACAATTATGCATCCTCCCTTCTGCGGGAGCCGAGCTACAGCGTAAAGAATCTTCTGCGCAAAATGAAGGTTGAAGTGATCTGTACCACCGATGATCCGGCTGATACACTGGAACATCATCAGATTCTTGCAAAGAGCAATTTTGAAATCAAAATCTTTCCGGCTTTTCGTCCCGATAAAGCCATGGCAGTGGAAAATCCGGATAGTTACAATGCTTACCTGGCCCGGCTGGAAGCAGCAGCCAACAGGCCGATTACCCGTTTCCACGATTTGCTGGAAGCGCTGAAAGAAAGGCACCTGTTTTTCCATAAAATGGGTTGCCGTATTTCTGACCATGGTCTGGAAACCATGTACAGTGAACCCTATACTGAGCATGAAATAGAAAACATTTTCAATAAAATCCGGAGCGGAAATGCCCTGCAGGAGGAAGAAATTCTCAAATTCCGCTCCTGCATGCTGTATGAAATGGCAGTAATGGACCATGCCGCCGGATGGGTTCAGCAATATCACCTGGGAGCTTTGCGCAATAATTCAACCCGCATGTTTATGAAAGTCGGCCCGGATAAGGGATTTGATTCCATCGGCGACTTTGAAATGGCCCGTCCCCTGTCACGGTTCCTTGACCGCCTTGACCGGGAAGGAAAATTGACAAAGACCATCCTTTACAATCTGAATCCGGCCGATAACGAACTGATAGCCACCATGGCAGGGAATTTCAACGACGGTTCGGTTCCGGGTAAAATGCAGTTTGGCAGTGGGTGGTGGTTCCTGGACCAGAAAGATGGTATTGAGAAACAGCTTAACACCCTTTCAGCTATGGGGCTTCTGAGCCGGTTTGTCGGCATGCTCACTGATTCCCGCAGTTTCCTCTCCTATCCCCGTCATGAATACTTCCGCAGGGTTCTTTGCAATCTGATAGGAACAGATGTGGAACAGGGCCTTCTTCCGAACGATATGAACCTTTTGGGAAAAATGGTGCAGGACATTTGCTATTACAATGCAAAGAAGTATTTCGGCTGGGAATAA